The following coding sequences are from one Zalophus californianus isolate mZalCal1 chromosome 15, mZalCal1.pri.v2, whole genome shotgun sequence window:
- the SEC24C gene encoding protein transport protein Sec24C isoform X1 translates to MNVNQSAPPVPPFGQPQPVYTGYHQSSYGGQPGSTAPPTPYGAYNGPVPGYQQTPLPGVSRAPPSSEAPPASTAQAPCGQAAYGQFGQGDVQNGPSSTVQMQRFPGSQPFGSVPLAPVVSQPTVLQPYGPPPTSAQVTAQLAGMQIGGAVAPALPPVGLGYGPPTSLASASGSFPNSGLYGSYPQGQAPPLSQAQGHLGAQPPQRSAPPQASGFTSPASGGPRMPSMTGPLLPGQGFGGPSVSQPNHVSSPPPQALPPGTQMTGPPGPPPPMHSSQQPGYQLQQNGSFGPVRGPQPNYGSPYPGAPTFGSQPGPPQPLPPKRLDPDAIPSPIQVIEDDRNNRGSEPFVTGVRGQVPPLVTTNFLVKDQGNASPRYIRCTSYNIPCTSDMAKQAQVPLAAVIKPLARLPPEEASPYVVDHGESGPLRCNRCKAYMCPFMQFVEGGRRFQCCFCSCINDVPPQYFQHLDHTGKRVDAYDRPELSLGSYEFLATVDYCKNNKFPSPPAFIFMIDVSYNAIRSGLVRLLCEELKSLLDFLPREGGAEESAIRVGFVTYNKVLHFYNVKSSLAQPQMMVVSDVADMFVPLLDGFLVNVSESRAVITSLLDQIPEMFADTRETETVFAPVIQAGMEALKAAECAGKLFLFHTSLPIAEAPGKLKNRDDRKLINTDKEKTLFQPQTGAYQTLAKECVAQGCCVDLFLFPNQYVDVATLSVVPQLTGGSVYKYACFQVENDQERFLSDLRRDVQKVVGFDAVMRVRTSTGQSWLEKSRLGTKPGREASGTCNICSPDLIHVASGIRAVDFFGAFYMSNTTDVELAGLDGDKTVTVEFKHDDRLNEESGALLQCALLYTSCAGQRRLRIHNLALNCCTQLADLYRNCETDTLINYMAKFAYRGVLNSPVKTVRDTLITQCAQILACYRKNCASPSSAGQLILPECMKLLPVYLNCVLKSDVLQPGAEVTTDDRAYVRQLVTSMDVAETNVFFYPRLLPLTKSPIESATEPPAVRASEERLSNGDIYLLENGLNLFLWVGASVQQGVVQSLFSVSSFSQITSGLSVLPVLDNPLSKKVRGLIDGLRAQRSRYMKLIVVKQEDKLEMLFKHFLVEDKSLSGGASYVDFLCHMHKEIRQLLS, encoded by the exons GTTTCCTGGGTCTCAGCCTTTTGGGTCAGTCCCACTGGCCCCTGTGGTCAGCCAGCCAACTGTGCTTCAGCCCTATGGCCCTCCCCCGACAAGTGCACAGGTGACTGCTCAGCTGGCCGGAATGCAGATCGGTGGTGCTGTGGCCCCAGCCCTTCCCCCTGTGGGGCTGGGCTATG GCCCACCAACATCGCTGGCCTCAGCCTCAGGAAGTTTCCCCAACTCTGGTCTGTATGGCTCCTATCCTCAGGGCCAGGCTCCCCCTCTTAGCCAGGCCCAGGGTCATCTTGGGGCCCAGCCTCCCCAGCGATCTGCCCCACCACAGGCTTCCGGCTTCACATCTCCAGCATCAGGGGGTCCTCGGATGCCTTCAATGACCGGTCCGCTCCTGCCTGGACAGGGTTTTGGGGGGCCCTCTGTGAGCCAGCCCAACCATGtgtcctcacctcctcctcaAGCTCTGCCTCCTGGCACCCAAATGACTGGGCCCCCAGGACCACCACCACCTATGCACTCCTCCCAGCAGCCAGGCTATCAGCTGCAACAAAATG GTTCCTTTGGACCAGTCCGGGGCCCTCAGCCCAATTATGGAAGTCCCTACCCAGGAGCACCCACCTTTGGCAGTCAGCCTGGACCTCCTCAACCCCTGCCTCCTAAGCGCCTGGATCCTGATGCCATCCCAAGCCCT ATTCAGGTTATTGAGGATGACAGGAACAACCGGGGTTCAGAGCCATTTGTTACTGGAGTACGGGGACAGGTGCCACCCTTAGTCACCACCAACTTCCTGGTGAAAGACCAAG GGAATGCAAGTCCCCGATACATCCGATGCACATCCTATAATATCCCTTGCACATCTGACATGGCTAAGCAggctcaggtgcccctggcagcTGTCATCAAGCCACTGGCAAGGCTGCCTCCAGAGGAG GCTTCACCGTATGTCGTGGACCATGGGGAATCTGGCCCTTTGCGCTGCAATCGCTGCAAAGCATATATGTGTCCCTTCATGCAGTTCGTTGAGGGAGGGAGGCGCTTCCAGTGCTGCTTTTGCAGTTGTATCAATGATG TTCCCCCCCAGTATTTTCAACATCTGGATCATACTGGCAAACGTGTGGATGCCTATGACCGTCCGGAGTTATCCCTGGGCTCGTATGAATTCTTGGCCACTGTAGATTACTGCAAG AACAATAAGttccccagccctcctgcctTCATCTTCATGATTGATGTCTCCTACAATGCCATCAGGAGTGGTCTTGTTAGGCTCCTCTGTGAGGAGCTCAAGTCACTGTTAGACTTTCTACCTAG GGAGGGCGGAGCAGAAGAGTCAGCAATCCGTGTTGGCTTTGTCACCTATAATAAGGTGCTCCACTTCTACAATGTGAAGAGCTCCTTGGCCCAGCCACAGATGATGGTTGTATCTGATGTGGCCGACATGTTTGTGCCACTGCTGGATGGCTTCCTTGTCAATGTCAGTGAGTCTCGGGCAGTCATCACCAG CTTATTGGATCAGATTCCTGAAATGTTTGCAGACacgagggagacagagacagtaTTTGCCCCAGTTATCCAGGCTGGGATGGAGGCTCTAAAG GCTGCTGAGTGTGCAGGGAAGCTGTTTCTGTTCCATACCTCCCTGCCCATTGCAGAGGCCCCAGGGAAACTGAAGAACAGAGACGACAGGAAGTTGATCAACACAGACAAGGAGAAG ACTCTGTTCCAGCCTCAGACAGGTGCCTATCAGACCCTGGCCAAAGAGTGTGTGGCCCAAGGCTGCTGTGTagatctcttcctcttccctaaCCAGTATGTGGATGTGGCCACACTCTCTGTTGTACCCCAGCTCACTGGTGGCTCTGTCTACAAATATGCTTGCTTTCAG GTGGAGAATGACCAGGAACGGTTCCTGAGTGACCTGCGTCGGGATGTCCAGAAGGTTGTTGGCTTTGATGCTGTGATGCGCGTTCGGACAAGCACCGGTCAGTCGTGGTTGGAGAAGAGCAGGTTGGGGACTAAACCCGGGAGGGAGGCAAGTGGCACCTGTAATATCTGTAGCCCTGACCTTATCCATGTGGCCTCAGGTATCCGTGCTGTAGATTTCTTCGGGGCTTTCTACATGAGCAACACAACAGATGTGGAGCTGGCTGGGCTGGATGGGGACAAGACAGTGACTGTGGAGTTCAAGCATGACGATCGGCTCAATGAGGAGAGTGGAGCCCTCCTGCAG tGTGCCCTGCTCTACACCAGCTGTGCAGGGCAGCGACGGCTCCGCATCCACAATCTGGCCCTGAACTGCTGCACCCAGCTGGCTGATCTGTATCGAAACTGTGAGACTGACACGCTCATCAACTACATGGCCAAGTTTG CATACCGGGGGGTGCTCAATAGCCCCGTGAAGACTGTCCGTGATACTCTCATCACTCAGTGCGCCCAGATCCTGGCCTGTTACAGAAAGAACTGTGCCAGCCCCTCCTCTGCAGGACAG TTGATCCTTCCTGAGTGCATGAAGCTACTCCCAGTTTACCTGAACTGTGTGTTGAAGAGTGACGTCTTGCAACCTGGAGCTGAAGTTACTACTGATGACCGTGCCTATGTCCGACAGCTGGTTACTTCCATGGATGTGGCTGAGACCAATGTCTTCTTTTATCCTCGGCTTCTACCATTG ACAAAGTCTCCCATTGAGAGTGCCACTGAACCACCAGCAGTTCGAGCATCTGAAGAACGTCTAAGCAATGGGGATATATATTTGCTGGAGAATGGGCTCAACCTTTTCCTGTGGGTGGGAGCAAGTGTCCAACAGGGTGTTGTCCAGAGCCTCTTCAGTGTCTCCTCCTTCAGTCAGATCACCAGTGGCTTG AGTGTTCTGCCGGTTCTGGATAATCCGCTGTCCAAGAAGGTGCGAGGCCTCATTGATGGCTTAAGGGCACAGAGATCACGGTACATGAAG CTTATCGTGGTGAAACAGGAGGACAAGCTGGAGATGCTGTTCAAGCACTTCCTGGTGGAAGACAAGAGCTTGAGCGGGGGAGCATCCTATGTGGACTTTCTGTGTCATATGCACAAGGAAATTCGGCAGCTACTGAGCTAG
- the SEC24C gene encoding protein transport protein Sec24C isoform X2 yields the protein MNVNQSAPPVPPFGQPQPVYTGYHQSSYGGQPGSTAPPTPYGAYNGPVPGYQQTPLPGVSRAPPSSEAPPASTAQAPCGQAAYGQFGQGDVQNGPSSTVQMQRFPGSQPFGSVPLAPVVSQPTVLQPYGPPPTSAQVTAQLAGMQIGGAVAPALPPVGLGYGPPTSLASASGSFPNSGLYGSYPQGQAPPLSQAQGHLGAQPPQRSAPPQASGFTSPASGGPRMPSMTGPLLPGQGFGGPSVSQPNHVSSPPPQALPPGTQMTGPPGPPPPMHSSQQPGYQLQQNGSFGPVRGPQPNYGSPYPGAPTFGSQPGPPQPLPPKRLDPDAIPSPIQVIEDDRNNRGSEPFVTGVRGQVPPLVTTNFLVKDQGNASPRYIRCTSYNIPCTSDMAKQAQVPLAAVIKPLARLPPEEASPYVVDHGESGPLRCNRCKAYMCPFMQFVEGGRRFQCCFCSCINDVPPQYFQHLDHTGKRVDAYDRPELSLGSYEFLATVDYCKNNKFPSPPAFIFMIDVSYNAIRSGLVRLLCEELKSLLDFLPREGGAEESAIRVGFVTYNKVLHFYNVKSSLAQPQMMVVSDVADMFVPLLDGFLVNVSESRAVITSLLDQIPEMFADTRETETVFAPVIQAGMEALKAAECAGKLFLFHTSLPIAEAPGKLKNRDDRKLINTDKEKTLFQPQTGAYQTLAKECVAQGCCVDLFLFPNQYVDVATLSVVPQLTGGSVYKYACFQVENDQERFLSDLRRDVQKVVGFDAVMRVRTSTGIRAVDFFGAFYMSNTTDVELAGLDGDKTVTVEFKHDDRLNEESGALLQCALLYTSCAGQRRLRIHNLALNCCTQLADLYRNCETDTLINYMAKFAYRGVLNSPVKTVRDTLITQCAQILACYRKNCASPSSAGQLILPECMKLLPVYLNCVLKSDVLQPGAEVTTDDRAYVRQLVTSMDVAETNVFFYPRLLPLTKSPIESATEPPAVRASEERLSNGDIYLLENGLNLFLWVGASVQQGVVQSLFSVSSFSQITSGLSVLPVLDNPLSKKVRGLIDGLRAQRSRYMKLIVVKQEDKLEMLFKHFLVEDKSLSGGASYVDFLCHMHKEIRQLLS from the exons GTTTCCTGGGTCTCAGCCTTTTGGGTCAGTCCCACTGGCCCCTGTGGTCAGCCAGCCAACTGTGCTTCAGCCCTATGGCCCTCCCCCGACAAGTGCACAGGTGACTGCTCAGCTGGCCGGAATGCAGATCGGTGGTGCTGTGGCCCCAGCCCTTCCCCCTGTGGGGCTGGGCTATG GCCCACCAACATCGCTGGCCTCAGCCTCAGGAAGTTTCCCCAACTCTGGTCTGTATGGCTCCTATCCTCAGGGCCAGGCTCCCCCTCTTAGCCAGGCCCAGGGTCATCTTGGGGCCCAGCCTCCCCAGCGATCTGCCCCACCACAGGCTTCCGGCTTCACATCTCCAGCATCAGGGGGTCCTCGGATGCCTTCAATGACCGGTCCGCTCCTGCCTGGACAGGGTTTTGGGGGGCCCTCTGTGAGCCAGCCCAACCATGtgtcctcacctcctcctcaAGCTCTGCCTCCTGGCACCCAAATGACTGGGCCCCCAGGACCACCACCACCTATGCACTCCTCCCAGCAGCCAGGCTATCAGCTGCAACAAAATG GTTCCTTTGGACCAGTCCGGGGCCCTCAGCCCAATTATGGAAGTCCCTACCCAGGAGCACCCACCTTTGGCAGTCAGCCTGGACCTCCTCAACCCCTGCCTCCTAAGCGCCTGGATCCTGATGCCATCCCAAGCCCT ATTCAGGTTATTGAGGATGACAGGAACAACCGGGGTTCAGAGCCATTTGTTACTGGAGTACGGGGACAGGTGCCACCCTTAGTCACCACCAACTTCCTGGTGAAAGACCAAG GGAATGCAAGTCCCCGATACATCCGATGCACATCCTATAATATCCCTTGCACATCTGACATGGCTAAGCAggctcaggtgcccctggcagcTGTCATCAAGCCACTGGCAAGGCTGCCTCCAGAGGAG GCTTCACCGTATGTCGTGGACCATGGGGAATCTGGCCCTTTGCGCTGCAATCGCTGCAAAGCATATATGTGTCCCTTCATGCAGTTCGTTGAGGGAGGGAGGCGCTTCCAGTGCTGCTTTTGCAGTTGTATCAATGATG TTCCCCCCCAGTATTTTCAACATCTGGATCATACTGGCAAACGTGTGGATGCCTATGACCGTCCGGAGTTATCCCTGGGCTCGTATGAATTCTTGGCCACTGTAGATTACTGCAAG AACAATAAGttccccagccctcctgcctTCATCTTCATGATTGATGTCTCCTACAATGCCATCAGGAGTGGTCTTGTTAGGCTCCTCTGTGAGGAGCTCAAGTCACTGTTAGACTTTCTACCTAG GGAGGGCGGAGCAGAAGAGTCAGCAATCCGTGTTGGCTTTGTCACCTATAATAAGGTGCTCCACTTCTACAATGTGAAGAGCTCCTTGGCCCAGCCACAGATGATGGTTGTATCTGATGTGGCCGACATGTTTGTGCCACTGCTGGATGGCTTCCTTGTCAATGTCAGTGAGTCTCGGGCAGTCATCACCAG CTTATTGGATCAGATTCCTGAAATGTTTGCAGACacgagggagacagagacagtaTTTGCCCCAGTTATCCAGGCTGGGATGGAGGCTCTAAAG GCTGCTGAGTGTGCAGGGAAGCTGTTTCTGTTCCATACCTCCCTGCCCATTGCAGAGGCCCCAGGGAAACTGAAGAACAGAGACGACAGGAAGTTGATCAACACAGACAAGGAGAAG ACTCTGTTCCAGCCTCAGACAGGTGCCTATCAGACCCTGGCCAAAGAGTGTGTGGCCCAAGGCTGCTGTGTagatctcttcctcttccctaaCCAGTATGTGGATGTGGCCACACTCTCTGTTGTACCCCAGCTCACTGGTGGCTCTGTCTACAAATATGCTTGCTTTCAG GTGGAGAATGACCAGGAACGGTTCCTGAGTGACCTGCGTCGGGATGTCCAGAAGGTTGTTGGCTTTGATGCTGTGATGCGCGTTCGGACAAGCACCG GTATCCGTGCTGTAGATTTCTTCGGGGCTTTCTACATGAGCAACACAACAGATGTGGAGCTGGCTGGGCTGGATGGGGACAAGACAGTGACTGTGGAGTTCAAGCATGACGATCGGCTCAATGAGGAGAGTGGAGCCCTCCTGCAG tGTGCCCTGCTCTACACCAGCTGTGCAGGGCAGCGACGGCTCCGCATCCACAATCTGGCCCTGAACTGCTGCACCCAGCTGGCTGATCTGTATCGAAACTGTGAGACTGACACGCTCATCAACTACATGGCCAAGTTTG CATACCGGGGGGTGCTCAATAGCCCCGTGAAGACTGTCCGTGATACTCTCATCACTCAGTGCGCCCAGATCCTGGCCTGTTACAGAAAGAACTGTGCCAGCCCCTCCTCTGCAGGACAG TTGATCCTTCCTGAGTGCATGAAGCTACTCCCAGTTTACCTGAACTGTGTGTTGAAGAGTGACGTCTTGCAACCTGGAGCTGAAGTTACTACTGATGACCGTGCCTATGTCCGACAGCTGGTTACTTCCATGGATGTGGCTGAGACCAATGTCTTCTTTTATCCTCGGCTTCTACCATTG ACAAAGTCTCCCATTGAGAGTGCCACTGAACCACCAGCAGTTCGAGCATCTGAAGAACGTCTAAGCAATGGGGATATATATTTGCTGGAGAATGGGCTCAACCTTTTCCTGTGGGTGGGAGCAAGTGTCCAACAGGGTGTTGTCCAGAGCCTCTTCAGTGTCTCCTCCTTCAGTCAGATCACCAGTGGCTTG AGTGTTCTGCCGGTTCTGGATAATCCGCTGTCCAAGAAGGTGCGAGGCCTCATTGATGGCTTAAGGGCACAGAGATCACGGTACATGAAG CTTATCGTGGTGAAACAGGAGGACAAGCTGGAGATGCTGTTCAAGCACTTCCTGGTGGAAGACAAGAGCTTGAGCGGGGGAGCATCCTATGTGGACTTTCTGTGTCATATGCACAAGGAAATTCGGCAGCTACTGAGCTAG
- the SEC24C gene encoding protein transport protein Sec24C isoform X3, with amino-acid sequence MNVNQSAPPVPPFGQPQPVYTGYHQSSYGGQPGSTAPPTPYGAYNGPVPGYQQTPLPGVSRAPPSSEAPPASTAQAPCGQAAYGQFGQGDVQNGPSSTVQMQRFPGSQPFGSVPLAPVVSQPTVLQPYGPPPTSAQVTAQLAGMQIGGAVAPALPPVGLGYGPPTSLASASGSFPNSGLYGSYPQGQAPPLSQAQGHLGAQPPQRSAPPQASGFTSPASGGPRMPSMTGPLLPGQGFGGPSVSQPNHVSSPPPQALPPGTQMTGPPGPPPPMHSSQQPGYQLQQNGSFGPVRGPQPNYGSPYPGAPTFGSQPGPPQPLPPKRLDPDAIPSPIQVIEDDRNNRGSEPFVTGVRGQVPPLVTTNFLVKDQGNASPRYIRCTSYNIPCTSDMAKQAQVPLAAVIKPLARLPPEEASPYVVDHGESGPLRCNRCKAYMCPFMQFVEGGRRFQCCFCSCINDVPPQYFQHLDHTGKRVDAYDRPELSLGSYEFLATVDYCKNNKFPSPPAFIFMIDVSYNAIRSGLVRLLCEELKSLLDFLPREGGAEESAIRVGFVTYNKVLHFYNVKSSLAQPQMMVVSDVADMFVPLLDGFLVNVSESRAVITSLLDQIPEMFADTRETETVFAPVIQAGMEALKTLFQPQTGAYQTLAKECVAQGCCVDLFLFPNQYVDVATLSVVPQLTGGSVYKYACFQVENDQERFLSDLRRDVQKVVGFDAVMRVRTSTGIRAVDFFGAFYMSNTTDVELAGLDGDKTVTVEFKHDDRLNEESGALLQCALLYTSCAGQRRLRIHNLALNCCTQLADLYRNCETDTLINYMAKFAYRGVLNSPVKTVRDTLITQCAQILACYRKNCASPSSAGQLILPECMKLLPVYLNCVLKSDVLQPGAEVTTDDRAYVRQLVTSMDVAETNVFFYPRLLPLTKSPIESATEPPAVRASEERLSNGDIYLLENGLNLFLWVGASVQQGVVQSLFSVSSFSQITSGLSVLPVLDNPLSKKVRGLIDGLRAQRSRYMKLIVVKQEDKLEMLFKHFLVEDKSLSGGASYVDFLCHMHKEIRQLLS; translated from the exons GTTTCCTGGGTCTCAGCCTTTTGGGTCAGTCCCACTGGCCCCTGTGGTCAGCCAGCCAACTGTGCTTCAGCCCTATGGCCCTCCCCCGACAAGTGCACAGGTGACTGCTCAGCTGGCCGGAATGCAGATCGGTGGTGCTGTGGCCCCAGCCCTTCCCCCTGTGGGGCTGGGCTATG GCCCACCAACATCGCTGGCCTCAGCCTCAGGAAGTTTCCCCAACTCTGGTCTGTATGGCTCCTATCCTCAGGGCCAGGCTCCCCCTCTTAGCCAGGCCCAGGGTCATCTTGGGGCCCAGCCTCCCCAGCGATCTGCCCCACCACAGGCTTCCGGCTTCACATCTCCAGCATCAGGGGGTCCTCGGATGCCTTCAATGACCGGTCCGCTCCTGCCTGGACAGGGTTTTGGGGGGCCCTCTGTGAGCCAGCCCAACCATGtgtcctcacctcctcctcaAGCTCTGCCTCCTGGCACCCAAATGACTGGGCCCCCAGGACCACCACCACCTATGCACTCCTCCCAGCAGCCAGGCTATCAGCTGCAACAAAATG GTTCCTTTGGACCAGTCCGGGGCCCTCAGCCCAATTATGGAAGTCCCTACCCAGGAGCACCCACCTTTGGCAGTCAGCCTGGACCTCCTCAACCCCTGCCTCCTAAGCGCCTGGATCCTGATGCCATCCCAAGCCCT ATTCAGGTTATTGAGGATGACAGGAACAACCGGGGTTCAGAGCCATTTGTTACTGGAGTACGGGGACAGGTGCCACCCTTAGTCACCACCAACTTCCTGGTGAAAGACCAAG GGAATGCAAGTCCCCGATACATCCGATGCACATCCTATAATATCCCTTGCACATCTGACATGGCTAAGCAggctcaggtgcccctggcagcTGTCATCAAGCCACTGGCAAGGCTGCCTCCAGAGGAG GCTTCACCGTATGTCGTGGACCATGGGGAATCTGGCCCTTTGCGCTGCAATCGCTGCAAAGCATATATGTGTCCCTTCATGCAGTTCGTTGAGGGAGGGAGGCGCTTCCAGTGCTGCTTTTGCAGTTGTATCAATGATG TTCCCCCCCAGTATTTTCAACATCTGGATCATACTGGCAAACGTGTGGATGCCTATGACCGTCCGGAGTTATCCCTGGGCTCGTATGAATTCTTGGCCACTGTAGATTACTGCAAG AACAATAAGttccccagccctcctgcctTCATCTTCATGATTGATGTCTCCTACAATGCCATCAGGAGTGGTCTTGTTAGGCTCCTCTGTGAGGAGCTCAAGTCACTGTTAGACTTTCTACCTAG GGAGGGCGGAGCAGAAGAGTCAGCAATCCGTGTTGGCTTTGTCACCTATAATAAGGTGCTCCACTTCTACAATGTGAAGAGCTCCTTGGCCCAGCCACAGATGATGGTTGTATCTGATGTGGCCGACATGTTTGTGCCACTGCTGGATGGCTTCCTTGTCAATGTCAGTGAGTCTCGGGCAGTCATCACCAG CTTATTGGATCAGATTCCTGAAATGTTTGCAGACacgagggagacagagacagtaTTTGCCCCAGTTATCCAGGCTGGGATGGAGGCTCTAAAG ACTCTGTTCCAGCCTCAGACAGGTGCCTATCAGACCCTGGCCAAAGAGTGTGTGGCCCAAGGCTGCTGTGTagatctcttcctcttccctaaCCAGTATGTGGATGTGGCCACACTCTCTGTTGTACCCCAGCTCACTGGTGGCTCTGTCTACAAATATGCTTGCTTTCAG GTGGAGAATGACCAGGAACGGTTCCTGAGTGACCTGCGTCGGGATGTCCAGAAGGTTGTTGGCTTTGATGCTGTGATGCGCGTTCGGACAAGCACCG GTATCCGTGCTGTAGATTTCTTCGGGGCTTTCTACATGAGCAACACAACAGATGTGGAGCTGGCTGGGCTGGATGGGGACAAGACAGTGACTGTGGAGTTCAAGCATGACGATCGGCTCAATGAGGAGAGTGGAGCCCTCCTGCAG tGTGCCCTGCTCTACACCAGCTGTGCAGGGCAGCGACGGCTCCGCATCCACAATCTGGCCCTGAACTGCTGCACCCAGCTGGCTGATCTGTATCGAAACTGTGAGACTGACACGCTCATCAACTACATGGCCAAGTTTG CATACCGGGGGGTGCTCAATAGCCCCGTGAAGACTGTCCGTGATACTCTCATCACTCAGTGCGCCCAGATCCTGGCCTGTTACAGAAAGAACTGTGCCAGCCCCTCCTCTGCAGGACAG TTGATCCTTCCTGAGTGCATGAAGCTACTCCCAGTTTACCTGAACTGTGTGTTGAAGAGTGACGTCTTGCAACCTGGAGCTGAAGTTACTACTGATGACCGTGCCTATGTCCGACAGCTGGTTACTTCCATGGATGTGGCTGAGACCAATGTCTTCTTTTATCCTCGGCTTCTACCATTG ACAAAGTCTCCCATTGAGAGTGCCACTGAACCACCAGCAGTTCGAGCATCTGAAGAACGTCTAAGCAATGGGGATATATATTTGCTGGAGAATGGGCTCAACCTTTTCCTGTGGGTGGGAGCAAGTGTCCAACAGGGTGTTGTCCAGAGCCTCTTCAGTGTCTCCTCCTTCAGTCAGATCACCAGTGGCTTG AGTGTTCTGCCGGTTCTGGATAATCCGCTGTCCAAGAAGGTGCGAGGCCTCATTGATGGCTTAAGGGCACAGAGATCACGGTACATGAAG CTTATCGTGGTGAAACAGGAGGACAAGCTGGAGATGCTGTTCAAGCACTTCCTGGTGGAAGACAAGAGCTTGAGCGGGGGAGCATCCTATGTGGACTTTCTGTGTCATATGCACAAGGAAATTCGGCAGCTACTGAGCTAG